One genomic region from Bacillus aquiflavi encodes:
- the sigW gene encoding RNA polymerase sigma factor SigW, producing MEDIVKKRIKQVLKGDQNAFGEIVEIYKDRVFQLSFRMLGNRQEAEDIAQEAFIRAYVNISSFNIKLKFSTWLFRIATNLCIDRIRKKKPDYYLDAEVAGTDGLTLYSQVAADGTLPQDQLESMELHETIQREILRLPEIYRSVIVLKYIEELSLKEISEILDLPLGTVKTRIHRGREALRKQLRYV from the coding sequence ATGGAAGACATCGTAAAAAAGAGGATAAAACAAGTATTAAAGGGAGATCAAAATGCTTTTGGGGAAATTGTTGAAATTTATAAAGATAGAGTATTTCAACTAAGTTTTCGAATGTTAGGGAATAGACAAGAAGCAGAAGATATTGCACAGGAAGCTTTTATTCGTGCGTATGTAAATATAAGTAGCTTTAATATTAAATTAAAATTCTCAACGTGGTTATTTAGGATTGCAACTAACTTGTGCATTGATCGGATACGTAAGAAAAAACCAGACTATTATTTAGATGCTGAAGTTGCTGGTACTGATGGATTAACGCTTTATTCTCAAGTAGCCGCTGATGGTACTCTTCCTCAAGATCAATTAGAAAGTATGGAACTACATGAAACAATTCAAAGAGAAATATTACGGCTGCCTGAGATATATCGCTCAGTAATTGTCTTAAAATATATTGAAGAGCTTTCATTAAAGGAAATAAGTGAGATTCTCGATCTTCCGTTAGGAACAGTTAAAACGAGAATTCATAGGGGACGGGAAGCTTTGCGAAAGCAGTTACGTTATGTTTGA
- a CDS encoding anti-sigma factor family protein — MKCPTKVVQYMHEYLDEELSAEKEKILREYLQKCPDCQTHLHELKKSIALVQSTSNVQAPSGFTANVMKKLPKEKKEIGIQRWFRHHPFLTAAALFIILMGGSIFSIWNEDQQFSVSKQPNLIVENDIVIVPEGEVIKGDIVVRNGTLKIEGEVQGNVTIINGEKYLASAGNVSGEIKEVNELFDWVWYNIKKTAKDVVNVFDKNKEQELD, encoded by the coding sequence TTGAAATGTCCCACAAAAGTAGTACAATATATGCACGAGTATTTAGATGAGGAGCTCTCTGCTGAAAAAGAAAAGATACTAAGAGAGTATTTGCAAAAATGTCCGGACTGCCAGACGCATTTGCACGAATTAAAAAAGTCTATTGCGTTAGTGCAAAGTACTTCAAATGTTCAAGCCCCTTCTGGGTTTACTGCTAATGTAATGAAAAAGTTACCTAAAGAAAAGAAAGAAATTGGTATCCAACGTTGGTTCCGGCACCATCCGTTTTTAACAGCTGCTGCTCTATTTATCATCCTAATGGGCGGTAGTATTTTTTCAATTTGGAACGAAGATCAGCAGTTTTCTGTTTCTAAGCAACCTAATTTAATTGTAGAAAATGATATTGTAATCGTACCTGAAGGAGAAGTCATTAAGGGTGATATTGTCGTTCGGAACGGAACTTTAAAGATTGAAGGGGAAGTGCAAGGAAACGTTACAATTATCAATGGGGAAAAGTATTTAGCTTCTGCAGGTAATGTTAGTGGGGAAATCAAAGAAGTAAATGAACTATTTGATTGGGTCTGGTACAATATTAAGAAAACCGCAAAAGATGTAGTCAATGTCTTTGATAAAAACAAAGAACAAGAGCTAGATTAA